ACGAGCTCGCCGTGATCCTCCTCTTCGTGGGCCTGGCGATGATGTTCGGCGGGGTGTTCTGGTTCCTGCCCTTCCTCGGGAGCTACGCCTTCGTGCGCTTGAAGCGCGAGTACCCGAAGGACTTCCTCCGCCACGTCTTCTACTTCCTCGGGCTCACCCGCTTGAAGGGCTACCCGGAGTACTGGGAGCGGGAGTTCTCCGAATGAGGGCCGCGAAGTTTCTCGACGAGAAGAGCAACCTCACCTCCCAGAACCGGCTCCTCCAGTTCGCGGTGGTGGCGCTGGTCCTGGCCGAGGCGGTGCAGGGGGTGGCCACGGTCCGGGCGCTTCGCTACCAGCGGACGATCCTCCTCCCCGCGTCCCTCAACCACCAGGTCGAGTTCGTCGGGGACCGGGCGAGCCCGGAGTACGTGCGGGAGTTCGCGCGCTACGCCGTGGGCCTGGCGCTCAACGTCACCCCTGCCACGGCGAGCGGCAACTTCGAGGAACTCCTCACCCTCTACTCCCCGCGAGCCTACGGGACCGGGCGGAAGACCTTCTACGCCATGGCCCGGGACATCGAGGGCGCCAAGGTCTCCGGGGTCTTCTACCCCCTGAAGATCCGCCCCGAGGAGGCTCGGGGCCGGATCGAGATCGAGGGGCACCGCAAGCTCTACACCGACGACCTCCTCGTGGAGAGCGCCCGGCGGACCTACGTGCTCCGCTACGAGCTCGTGGACGGCCGCTTCCAGATCCTCGGGCTCGTGGAGAAGGCGGAGGAGGCGGAGCTGGAGGCAGCCATCCAACAGCCGGCGCCCGGCGAGAAGGAGGAGACCACCGAATGAGCCTTATGAAGCGAAAGACTAGCCTCCACCGGAGGTGTCCCTGCCTGGCGGTCTTCACCCTCGCCCTCGTCCTGGCGGCGACGGCCGGCGCCACCGAGCCGGAGCCTGTCCTCGAACCCGACCTTTCGTTCCGGAACGTCGTCGTCCACCCGGAAACCCCGACGGTGGTGGAGATGAGCTCCACGGACGTGAACCGGGTGACCTGCGCGGAACCCATCCAGGACGTCGTCTACTCGGCGGAGAAGGGGGTGAGCGTCCGTTTCCTCGACCGGGAGGCCTTCGTGAAGTTCCTGGTCCGGAAGAAGGGCACCGAGACGCTCTACGCCACCGAGCCCACCGAGCTCTACGTGGTCTGCGGCGGCGCGGTCTACACCCTGATCGCCCAACCCCGGCGGATCCCGCCGCCCCCGATCCGCCTCGCCGCCCCCAAGGGGGACGCGGTGCGGGAGAACCGCGCGCACCTGGGCGGTC
This is a stretch of genomic DNA from Thermodesulfobacteriota bacterium. It encodes these proteins:
- the traL gene encoding type IV conjugative transfer system protein TraL; translated protein: MKRVPFPQYLSRPMQFLWWESDELAVILLFVGLAMMFGGVFWFLPFLGSYAFVRLKREYPKDFLRHVFYFLGLTRLKGYPEYWEREFSE
- a CDS encoding type IV conjugative transfer system protein TraE, yielding MRAAKFLDEKSNLTSQNRLLQFAVVALVLAEAVQGVATVRALRYQRTILLPASLNHQVEFVGDRASPEYVREFARYAVGLALNVTPATASGNFEELLTLYSPRAYGTGRKTFYAMARDIEGAKVSGVFYPLKIRPEEARGRIEIEGHRKLYTDDLLVESARRTYVLRYELVDGRFQILGLVEKAEEAELEAAIQQPAPGEKEETTE
- a CDS encoding type-F conjugative transfer system secretin TraK, with the protein product MSLMKRKTSLHRRCPCLAVFTLALVLAATAGATEPEPVLEPDLSFRNVVVHPETPTVVEMSSTDVNRVTCAEPIQDVVYSAEKGVSVRFLDREAFVKFLVRKKGTETLYATEPTELYVVCGGAVYTLIAQPRRIPPPPIRLAAPKGDAVRENRAHLGGLPRELKLVTLIREAYTGELPESYLVRPLNRPVALSPNLTVVVRRLVVVEGEGLQVKELHVTAKPEGGERHLAEPLFADPALGPERKAAVAIEKTNLQPGETTRVFVVELAQGS